One segment of Setaria viridis chromosome 4, Setaria_viridis_v4.0, whole genome shotgun sequence DNA contains the following:
- the LOC117854021 gene encoding pentatricopeptide repeat-containing protein At5g08510, translating into MEEAKRLHARLLRRGERRLQPLLLRVLAAGDLRYAALLIESFPSSSSSAPPSAPLHNRLLHALASARHPLLLPLFSRAHRLHLLAPLSFTLLFSASASSSAASSSSTRFAVCAHALLIKSGHFASTGDPFLASALVSFYAKNRLLADARRVFDELPRKDAAVYNALLSAYTRGGLIDAAEKLFEEMPEKNVVSWTAMVSGYAQNGRHERAVDTFLEMWEKEGVRPNELTVSSVLPACAAVGAMELGRKVERYARGKGLLKNLYVANALVEMYAKCGSIRRAWKVFQGIGQRRDLCSWNSMIMAFAVHGLWREALVLFHKLRMAGVKPDGITLLGVILACSHGGLVDEGKLLFNSMREEFGLKPRIEHYGCMVDLLGRAGLLKEAESLIMSMPVEPDAIIWGALLGACSFHGNVELAEIAVDKLMRLEPQNTANLVILSNIYAACGKWDGVARAWKLLREKDHKKSAGYSFIEFDGRMHKFLVEDKSHPRYEEVYETLDSVTLTMKLVDLENLEEEEC; encoded by the exons ATGGAGGAAGCGAAGCGGCTGCACGCGCGCTTgctccgccgcggcgagcgccgcctgcAGCCGCTGCTCCTCCGCGTGCTCGCTGCCGGCGACCTCCGCTACGCCGCGCTCCTGATCGAGTCCTTcccttcgtcttcgtcttcggCTCCGCCCTCCGCGCCGCTCCACAACCGCCTCCTCCACGCGCTCGCCTCCGCACGccacccgctgctgctccccTTGTTCTCCCGCgcccaccgcctccacctcctcgccccGCTCTCCTTCACCCTCCTCTTCTCCGCATCCGCCTCGTCATCCGCCGCATCCTCCTCGTCCACGCGGTTCGCTGTGTGCGCCCACGCCTTGCTGATCAAGTCCGGGCATTTCGCGTCCACCGGCGACCCGTTCCTCGCCTCCGCGCTCGTCTCCTTCTACGCCAAGAACCGCCTCCTGGCCGATGCCAGGCGGGTGTTCGACGAGTTGCCGCGCAAGGACGCAGCCGTGTACAATGCGTTGCTCTCCGCGTACACACGGGGCGGGCTCATCGACGCCGCGGAGAAGCTGTTCGAGGAAATGCCTGAGAAGAATGTGGTTTCTTGGACTGCGATGGTGTCCGGTTACGCCCAGAATGGGAGGCATGAGCGGGCGGTAGATACGTTCTTGGAGATGTGGGAGAAGGAAGGTGTGCGGCCAAATGAGCTCACAGTGAGCAGCGTGCTGCCGGCGTGTGCGGCTGTTGGGGCGATGGAGCTGGGGAGGAAGGTGGAGCGGTACGCAAGGGGGAAGGGCCTTCTAAAGAACTTATATGTGGCGAATGCATTGGTTGAGATGTATGCCAAGTGTGGGAGCATTCGACGAGCTTGGAAGGTGTTCCAGGGCATCGGACAGCGAAGGGATCTTTGTTCTTGGAACTCGATGATCATGGCATTTGCTGTGCATGGCCTGTGGAGGGAGGCGCTGGTCCTGTTTCATAAGTTGAGG ATGGCAGGGGTTAAACCGGATGGTATTACATTGCTTGGAGTCATTTTGGCCTGTTCTCATGGAGGTTTGGTTGATGAAGGCAAGCTGCTCTTCAACTCAATGAGAGAAGAGTTCGGTCTTAAACCAAGAATTGAGCACTATGGTTGTATGGTTGACCTGCTCGGGCGTGCCGGTCTCTTAAAAGAAGCTGAGAGTCTGATAATGAGCATGCCAGTGGAACCTGATGCCATAATCTGGGGAGCCTTGCTTGGAGCTTGCAGCTTCCATGGCAACGTAGAACTAGCAGAAATAGCAGTAGACAAACTAATGCGCCTGGAGCCGCAAAACACAGCAAATCTAGTCATCCTTTCAAACATATATGCGGCATGTGGCAAATGGGACGGTGTTGCCCGGGCCTGGAAGTTACTGAGGGAAAAAGATCACAAGAAATCAGCTGGGTACAGTTTCATTGAGTTCGATGGCAGGATGCATAAGTTCCTGGTTGAGGATAAGTCGCATCCAAGATATGAGGAGGTATATGAAACCCTGGATAGTGTCACACTTACCATGAAGCTTGTCGACTTGGAAAATTTGGAAGAAGAGGAATGCTAA
- the LOC117851452 gene encoding E3 ubiquitin ligase BIG BROTHER-related, with translation MATVGQPGALRRITVHYANSPTRSTGEADLEDLDDDLLQFVIADLLPNQEGLHRSFLEEPYSNHNHMIGAPSDNSQSQHYHHHGESSTAAAEAATASGISGTEEQIASDFEYAKRLQEMEDQDDDISCVPSPSDSDDDDDHDHNDEEADRQDGNDDDPDNMTYEQRQALVESVGTEDRGLSDELISYLQKWKYKASGFFYRKTNHEDCTICLSTFRHRESMITLPCKHYYHAACVAKWLKVNKTCPVCKYEPFGPS, from the exons atggccaccgtggggcAGCCTGGCGCCCTGAGAAGGATCACCGTGCACTACGCCAACTCGCCCACGCGCAGCACGGGAGAAGCAGACCTTGAAGACCTAGACGACGACCTGCTCCAGTTTGTGATTGCTGATCTTCTTCCTAATCAG GAGGGTTTGCACCGATCGTTCTTGGAAGAACCATACAGCAACCACAATCACATGATAGGTGCCCCATCTGATAATTCACAGTCACAGCACTACCATCACCATGGGGAGAGCAGCACTGCTGCAGCAGAAGCAGCGACTGCTTCCGGAATTTCAGGAACGGAAGAGCAGATCGCCTCGGACTTTGAGTACGCCAAGCGGCTGCAGGAGATGGAGGACCAAGATGACG ATATCAGCTGCGTACCCTCTCCATCAGACTCtgacgatgacgatgatcaTGACCATAACGACGAAGAG GCTGACAGGCAGGACGGTAATGATGATGATCCAGACAACATGACTTATGAG CAAAGGCAAGCACTCGTGGAATCTGTGGGCACTGAGGACAGAGGTTTATCCGATGAGCTTATCTCCTATCTGCAGAAATGGAAGTACAAGGCATCAGGGTTTTTCTACAGGAAGACAAACCATGAAGA CTGTACTATCTGCCTGTCTACTTTCAGACACCGAGAAAGTATGATAACGTTGCCGTGTAAGCATTACTACCACGCAGCTTGTGTCGCCAAATGGCTCAAGGTCAATAAG ACCTGTCCTGTCTGCAAATATGAACCGTTTGGACCTTCCTAG
- the LOC117852273 gene encoding probable transcriptional regulator SLK2 — protein sequence MNGAHPWTSMSGGACSNLGLVAREMNGSVPISTMNSSGPSIGVSSLVTDANSSLSGGAQLQPSTSMNGDSFMRVPASPMSFSSNNISGSSVIDGSIMQQSPPQDQVQKRRSSSVTSQPVIDAGGALHAQKKSRTDVSQGDIVQQQLIQQLVHGQNPLHFQGQQNPQLQALIQQHKLAQLQQRQQQHLLQPFSQMQQPQVGIPRQPQLRPPLAQPGMQLGGPVRTPIENGICSRRILQYLFHKRHRPENNSITYWRKLVEEYFAPRARERWCVSSYENRGSSSAAAPQRALDTWRCDICNTHGGKGYDATYEVLPRLCQIRFDHGVIDEYLYFDSPNEFRLPNGQMVLEHAKVVQKSVYEHLHVIHEGHLRIIFTPELKIMSWEFCSRRHEEYTTRKTIAPQVNNLLQVAQKYQTAVNESGPAGISNNDAQTICNMFATASRQLAKNLEHHTLNEHGLSKRYVRCLQISEVVNHMKDLIEFSHKNNLGPKESLNSYSKTIAKFQNMHDSRQLMAAASLANNQSNTKVMGVQQEASASVNNQTPGVGAIGISTLQNATALNSYQNILRSSSANQILLQQEASSIFRGSAAMQNGIQLEAARSFHGPGQAQLAQFQHPASFQQPMLQQNNLQGFGASPQYQQHVLNQLLQEVKKNNNRSIAQQPPPDAPNASSGRASGPATPNVAASGEQAQRISNNNSNNNSAVKSAAPAGTGPSNVINNNTASIVPSRNNSFKSVSSNPAVVATGGNAANSKVDDSFHELEDLDHLIANELVESGLFGAGQGSNALPW from the exons ATGAACGGAGCCCATCCCTGGACCTCCATGTCTGGGGGTGCATGCTCTAACCTTGGACTTGTTGCCAGGGAGATGAATGGTAGTGTTCCAATTAGCACTATGAATTCCTCTGGGCCAAGCATTGGAGTTAGCTCTTTGGTGACTGACGCCAACTCGTCTCTTTCCGGAGGTGCCCAGTTACAACCAAGTACTAGCATGAATGGTGATTCATTCATGCGTGTTCCCGCCTCCCCAATGTCATTTTCATCCAATAACATCTCTGGCTCTTCAGTCATTGATGGTTCCATCATGCAGCAAAGTCCACCCCAAGATCAGGTGCAGAAACGGAGGTCTTCAAGTGTAACATCACAACCTGTGATTGATGCTGGTGGTGCATTGCATGCTCAGAAGAAATCAAGGACTGATGTTAGTCAGGGTGATATCGTGCAACAACAGCTGATCCAGCAGCTGGTCCATGGTCAGAATCCTCTCCATTTCCAGGGGCAACAAAACCCGCAGCTCCAAGCTTTGATCCAGCAGCATAAACTGGCACAGCTTCAGCAACGGCAGCAGCAACATCTGTTGCAACCTTTTTCTCAGATGCAACAACCACAAGTTGGTATTCCTCGACAGCCTCAACTTAGGCCACCACTGGCACAGCCTGGAATGCAGTTAGGTGGCCCTGTTAGGACTCCTATCGAGAATGGGATTTGTTCTCGCAGGATACTGCAGTATTTATTTCACAAGCGTCATCGCCCAGAG AATAACTCTATAACATACTGGAGGAAGCTTGTTGAGGAGTATTTTGCACCACGAGCAAGAGAAAGATGGTGTGTCTCGTCTTATGAAAATAGAGGGAGTTCTTCAGCTGctgctccacagagagctctg GATACATGGCGATGCGATATTTGCAATACACATGGGGGTAAAGGATATG ATGCTACCTATGAAGTACTTCCTAGGCTGTGCCAAATTAGATTTGACCACGGTGTTATTGACGAATACCTGTACTTTGACTCCCCCAATGAATTTCGGTTACCTAATGGACAAATGGTGCTGGAGCATGCAAAAGTTGTTCAAAAAAGTGTTTATGAACATCTACATGTTATACATGAGGGGCATCTGAGAATCATTTTCACACCAGAACTGAAG ATAATGTCCTGGGAGTTCTGCTCACGACGCCATGAAGAGTATACCACTCGCAAGACTATAGCACCACAG GTTAATAATCTGCTGCAAGTTGCCCAGAAATACCAAACTGCTGTCAATGAAAGTGGACCAGCTGGGATATCAAACAATGACGCACAAACCATCTGTAACAT GTTTGCCACTGCATCACGGCAGCTAGCAAAAAATCTAGAGCATCACACCTTGAATGAACATGGGCTTTCCAAAAGATATGTACGCTGCCTGCAG ATATCGGAGGTGGTGAATCACATGAAGGACTTGATTGAGTTCAGCCACAAGAACAATCTTGGTCCGAAAG AGAGCCTGAATAGTTATTCTAAAACTATTGCGAAGTTTCAGAATATGCATGATTCAAGACAGCTCATGGCTGCTGCTAGCCTTGCCAATAACCAGAGCAACACCAAAGTAATGGGGGTCCAGCAAGAGGCAAGTGCTTCTGTGAACAATCAGACTCCTGGTGTTGGAGCCATTGGCATTAGCACTCTACAAAATGCCACAGCTCTAAACAGTTACCAGAACATACTCAGAAGCTCCAGCGCAAATCAGATTTTGCTTCAGCAGGAGGCGTCAAGCATCTTCAGAGGCTCTGCAGCAATGCAGAATGGCATACAGCTGGAAGCGGCCAGATCCTTCCATGGACCTGGCCAAGCACAGCTTGCACAATTCCAACACCCTGCATCATTTCAGCAGCCTATGCTGCAGCAAAACAATCTCCAGGGCTTTGGTGCTAGTCCACAATACCAGCAGCACGTGCTTAATCAGCTGCTGCAGGAAGTTAAGAAGAATAACAACCGTTCTATTGCGCAACAACCTCCTCCAGATGCACCTAATGCAAGCAGTGGTCGCGCATCAGGACCTGCTACCCCCAATGTTGCTGCTTCTGGGGAGCAGGCGCAGCGCATCAGTAACAATAACAGTAACAACAACAGCGCGGTAAAGAGTGCTGCTCCAGCTGGTACTGGGCCTAGTAATGTGATCAACAATAACACAGCCAGCATCGTCCCCAGCAGAAACAACAGTTTCAAGTCAGTGAGCAGCAATCCAGCTGTTGTTGCTACTGGAGGCAATGCTGCAAACTCAAAGGTTGACGACTCCTTCCATGAACTGGAGGACCTTGACCACCTGATCGCTAACGAGCTGGTGGAAAGCGGGCTGTTCGGTGCAGGGCAGGGTAGTAACGCGTTACCGTGGTAA